The following are encoded together in the Arvicanthis niloticus isolate mArvNil1 chromosome 9, mArvNil1.pat.X, whole genome shotgun sequence genome:
- the Bcl2l14 gene encoding apoptosis facilitator Bcl-2-like protein 14 has product MCSTSVYDLEDIPLEDDDPNSIEFKILAFYARHHVFKSTPAVFSPKLSRTRSLSQKALGTWSTDSWTQVSLPCRGSPSSEKYVSLGKKKSSWRSLFRVTEKEDGPPSSPKEIRAQGARVVQGAQGPFSVERQSGFHNQHWTRSLSSVEQRLESEAVDSKVACIANRVAEIVYSWPPPDDSHSQGGGKFKESAPKIPYFQFQGPQSRACDSKKDGEDQIISKIVELLKYSGDQLEREIKKDKALMSSFQEGLSYSTFRTITNLFLRNVDTRGESEVKAQGFKAALAIDAIAKLTAIDNHPMNRMLGFGTKYLREYFSPWVQQNGGWEKILGISHEEVD; this is encoded by the exons ATGTGCAGCACCAGTGTGTATGATCTGGAAGATATTCCCCTGGAAGATGATGACCCAAACAGCATAGAGTTCAAAATCCTAGCCTTCTATGCCCGACACCATGTCTTCAAGAGCACCCCGGCTGTCTTCTCCCCCAAGCTCTCCAGAACAAGAAGTTTGTCCCAGAAAGCACTGGGGACTTGGTCAACTGATTCCTGGACACAGGTCTCGTTGCCTTGTAGAGGTTCCCCCTCCAGTGAAAAGTACGTAAGCTTGGGCAAGAAGAAGTCTTCTTGGAGATCACTCTTCAGAGTGACTGAAAAGGAGGATGGCCCACCGAGCTCTCCAAAGGAGATCCGTGCTCAGGGTGCTCGGGTTGTTCAGGGTGCTCAGGGCCCCTTCTCGGTAGAGCGGCAGAGTGGCTTCCACAACCAGCACTGGACCAGGTCCCTGTCCAGTGTGGAACAGCGTCTGGAGAGTGAAG CTGTGGACTCCAAAGTTGCTTGTATTGCTAACAGAGTGGCTGAAATCGTGTACTCCTGGCCACCACCAGATGACAGCCACAGCCAGGGAGGAGGCAAGTTCAAAGAGAGTGCCCCAAAGATTCCGTACTTCCAGTTTCAAGGCCCTCAGTCTAGAGCTTGTGACTCTAAGAAAG ATGGAGAAGACCAAATAATAAGCAAGATTGTTGAGCTGCTGAAATACTCGGGGGATCAGTTGGAAAGAGAG ATAAAGAAAGACAAGGCTTTGATGAGCAGCTTCCAGGAAGGGCTATCCTACTCCACGTTCAGGACCATCACAAACCTGTTCCTGAGGAACGTGGACACCAGAGGAGAATCAGAGGTCAAAGCTCAGGGCTTCAAGGCTGCCCTTGCAATAGATGCCATTGCCAAGCTCACGGCCATTGACAACCACCCAATGAATAGGATGCTGGGCTTCGGGACCAAGTACCTAAGAGAGTACTTCTCCCCCTGGGTGCAGCAGAACGGTGGATGG gAAAAAATACTTGGGATATCACATGAGGAAGTAGACTGA